From the Hoplias malabaricus isolate fHopMal1 chromosome 13, fHopMal1.hap1, whole genome shotgun sequence genome, the window CGTGGGTTTTGCTTGCCTTCTCGTAcccgagtccttcacagggcgacacacactcacattcatttACTTATTAGTGCTGATTATTGTATGTCAGTTCCTGCCCTGTGCTGTCAGCCAGTGACCAAAATATATTTAGCTCACATGATGTAAATAGACAAATGCTGGATACTCTGGGCACCATGAAAATGGCTTTTAGGTTGGGGTCAATGATTTGGCTATATATGTTTCATTTTCTCAGGGAGTCCATTCAGGCAGTCCTCCTTGGCTTAGATTTTCTATTTAGCAATCATGCTCAGCTGAATTTATAATAGAGGTATGGAATTGAGGTGTTACAGCTGGGGAACACCAGCACAGTGCAGAATTGAAACCTAAGTGCTATAGTATTTGTATGGCCAGTACGTTGACTATCCACCCTGAGTGAGACACTGGTACTGTGTGCCCACCTAGCGCTACTAACCACCCAGCGTTACTAATCTAACCTCATTGAATTTTGATGGTTACCTGGAGCCAGACTCCATAATTGTGGTGATTGCACATGCAGTGACATGCATCAGGAATGACATTATATTTGCCTGTGTCTTAAGCCTTACTTTAAAAGACGTTATACTCAGACAGGCGGTGTCTATAAAAACACCTAGAAAAAAACTATATACAAGTCATAAAGTCATATATGTTTTGAAGTTAAAGTTTTTATTTCAAGAGTCATAAACACAtaactatatttaaaaaataaaatctagtTGTTGATACATTACCATGCTGAAAGCATTGCTCTTGGCTGTGTCACCATGCAGCTTTGGTATTCGATACCTGTTCCTTGTGATATATCATATATAAAATTGATTTTGATTGTTATGCCACTGCCTTTTTGAGAATATATGGCCATTGCGTTAAGGCAACTAATTTCTATAACGCAGGGCTGAAACCACTGCACCTTGTGGTAAGGTCATTCAGCTGTTCTTATTAACAATTAGCTCAGCATCCTCAGTGTAGGGGATTTCAATGTGCCACAGTAAAAATTACTTTAGGATTAAAGTAGACATACTGAGCAGGAAGCATGTCCAAAATGTTTGAAGGCCCTGCTTTAGTGGACCATTGCCTAGATCAACTGGGAACTTGCAAAGAGCGCTCAAGGTTTATTCTTTCAAGGTGGTGGTTAATTGCTTTATAATTCCTGTAATTGATTTAACACCTTTGTGTTCtctatttgtattttatttccattttttgcAACTTACCAAagtcctttctttttttttcgtCCCATTTAAAACTCCCttttaacagtgtttttttaGTGTGTAGTATAAGAAATTACAGCATGAACTCAAATGTGACTGGCGTACCTTGCTTcaatcaacaatattaatatcataatacATGTTCCAAACCAGTGTGTCTTCCTAGAGATAGGGTGACCATTTGACTTATTTAGCACATGAACAGGCAAAGCAGAAAGAGCCACAACAACTCTCACTGTGGGACCAGGAAACTTAATCAATATCAAAGGAAGTTTATTACTGAGTATTCAACAACCACAGACAAACCACAGGAAAAGGGAACTAGTCTAAACATGAAGGCGACAGAACTCAATTTCCACTGAGTTAGAACTTGAGTGGCATTTACACATAGACTGTATTCAGACACAACTGACATCACAGCCTTCAGGAGGAGCTCAGGGGAAGGCGGTATTGTAAAGCTatatatgctgtgtttttctactACTCAATGTTCAGTCCAGCTCCGCTGAATCCATGGTACATCACTGTATCTTGCAACTTCTTGCTTtaataaaggttttccatttttcatcaattttgaAAGGCGTCCCATTTTTACCTACAGTAGACAAATCACACACAAGAGAGcaatttataatgtatttattgaaCACAGAATTTACAGGCACACAACATTTATAACTTCAGAAAGATTGTCAATCCACCGTTAGTGTGTGGAAACCCATTTACATCATGACAGTGACATCTGATATTTGTGCTAATGTCATGATCCTATGATGAATATAGATTTTCCttaatgttttgaaaataaGAGAATATTTCTGAAGTCCTAGAATTTGTGAGAAGTCTGTATGTCTGCGATATGCCCAAGTCCCCAAGCTATAACTATGAATGCTTACATTTGCAGGACCCATCCTTCTCCTCCTCTAGTGTGGCCTTCACATCTCCCACAGCGATCAGCAGCTGGGCCAGGTAGTATGTTGTCATAACAATGTGCCTGCCATACTCCAGATGCTCAAAGGCTTTGAATTGCTGCACTGCAAGTGTAAAGTCAGAAACCATAAAGATCATGCCACCCAGCATGAACCATGGATTCTGTGTATGTGCGGCCAAAGTTGCCATGGAAACAATGAGGAGTTCATAGACCCCTACAGCTGGAATAAAGACACTAGGATTTGGGGAATTCTTATAAATGTATGGCAACAGCCAGACATAAGCTACTATAGCTATTCCCCACATCACAACATATAGGATGTACATTCCAGTACAGGATTTAGAGTGAGAGGAATTATAAAAGAAATAGAAGTAGACAGAATACAGTATGTGGGCCAGAGCAAAGCAGATCATTCCTGCAAAGGGAGGAGAGGAGTTGTGATTAGTATTTGAAACAAATGTTCACACATGGAATCTAAATTGTGATGTCAGTAACTGTAATGTGACAGTTCATGACTACATGCCCAATACTGGAATTAGAAATAGAATTTGTTGTTTCCTTACCCGGCAGGAAAAGATTTGGCCAAATGAGACTGATATCCCCGCCTGCTGAAAACAGCAACCCTCCAGCCACGCCCAGCAGACTTTTCCATCCATTATAATAGAGCACCATGAGTGCCAGTGAGATCACAGGGGCTGACTTTACAGCAGCAGCCAGGAAAGTTGTTTCTGAATCTGGGATCCACAGGTAGAAATATATGGCTACAGAAGCAAAGaaagggaggagagaaagaaagagggtgCAGAACTGACAAAGGAGATataagagagaaaaggaaaagaagcaaaaagttattatttgtttgtttttagtacTAAAAAATATATGACCATTATATCACAAATATTGTTTCTTCCTTTGAGAATACACTGCATATTGTATGAATCAAATGTACATTGCATAACTGTCTCACAGAAAGATATAAAATAGATCTAAAAGAATACTTATAAGAatatacaaactggattccaaaaaagttgggacactaaacaaattgtgaataaaaactgaatgcaatgatgtggaggtgccaacatctaatattttgttcagaatagaacacaaatcacagatcaaaagtttaaactgagagaatgtatcattttaagggaaaaatgttgtttcaaaatttcatggcgtcaataaatccccaaaaagttgggacaaggccattttttaccactgtgtggcatccccccttcttacaacacacaacagacgtctggggacagaggagaccagtttctcaagtttagaaataggaatgctctcccattcatgtctaatacaggcctctaactgttcaatcgtcttgggccttctttgtcgcaccttcctctttatgatgcgccaaatgttctctataggtgaaagatctgcactgcaggctggccatttcagtacccggatacttctcctacgtagccatgatgttgtgattgctgcagaatgtggtctagcattatcttgttgaaaaatgcagggtcttccctgaaagagatgacgtctagatgggagcatatgttgttctagaacctgaacatagtttgcattaatggtgcctttccagacatgcaagctgcccatgccacaaacactcatgcaaccccataccatcagtgatgcaggcttctgaacggagcgttgataacaacttgggttatccttgtcctctctggtccgtatgacatggcgtcccagtgttccataaagaggtcttccattttgccacactccattttaaaagactcctggcccagtgcaaacgtctgagtttctggagcttgcttagaaatggcttcctctttgcactgtagagtttcagctggcaacggtggatggcacagtggattgtgttcactgacaaagctttctggaagtattcctgagcccattctgttattttcttgacagtggcattcctgtttgaggtgcagtgacgtttaagggcccggagatcacgagcatccagtagagttttatggccttgacccttacgcacagcaattgttccagattctctgaatcttttgatgattttatgcacggttgatgatgataacttaaaagtctttgctatttacactgggtaacaccattctggtattgctgcactatctttctgcacaacaatggtggaattggtgattctcttaccatcttggcttcagagagacactgacactctgagaagctctttttatacccaatcatgttgtcaattgacctaattagtgtttattggtcttccagctgttggttatatgctcaatttcccttttccagccacttattgctacttgtcccaacttttttgggatttgttgacactgtgaaattttgaatcaacatatttttcctttaaaatgttacatttactcagattcaacttttgatctgtcatctatgttttattacgaataaaatattgacatttgctatctccacatcattgcattcagtttttattcacaaattgtttagtgtcccaactttttttttttttggagtccGGTTTGTATACCAAGGGATTGTTCCTGATTATAAGCTGATCTTTAAATTGAACAATGATACAACTGTTCAACAAACAACAGAGACTGTACCTCTTAAGGAagttaaacatgtttattgtgGACAGGAAGATCATCAGCCCGTTCTGTAAGACATTTACTGAATCATTTTTTTATGATTGCTTGCTTTGGAAATTTTAatgttcaaaataaaagcatccCAAATTGGGGAAGTTGGCAAACAAAACTGACATTGTGTAAACGTTGACAGAGAGTTATCTAGACCATTAAATTAACGTTTAGTTTTAGCTTCTTCTTTCTGGCTGCTGATTCAGGCTGCCTGTGGTGAACTGCAATTGATGGAGTAACTACTTTTTAATGCCCAAAGTTATAGGGGTATTACATTTGTGATATAGGTATTCTACTTTAGGTATAGgcgaaattttgaatcaacatattttttttttaaatgttacatttactcagattaaacttttgatctgtcatctatgttctattacgaataaaatattggcatttgccatctccacatcattgcattcagtttttattcacaatttgtttagtgtcccaactttttttggaatccggtttgtacaaaaaaaaatgcaataagtGTATTTGACACCTGCATATACCtattataataatatgtattattattcttattatttatttaaaaataatttatcttctcTTTAAGTGTAgtgcttgtataaaatatatacaatttcacttaattaaaataaataaaatatatcaatgCTGTGAAATTTAAAGggtctatttaaaaaaaaaattgtaggaGATATGTTGTGAGGTACGCTGCCTTTTGAGGTACCTTTTGCTCTCACTGTGGCAGTACTCTTAAGAGTACATATAGAGTACCTGTAATAAGGGACATATTTCTAACATATTCTTTTCTAATTGTAGATTAaaatttgtgttgatttaattTGCCAAATTTTAACTCCAGGgcttatataatattcatttaaattaaacaacgatggactgccatgaggagagatttggaaatggttaaaccaacacattcacacacagaatatcacaacttactgtaataatgttGTTTGTTGTAATTCTaacattagtttttttttttttttttttttttttatacaaataaCTTTTACTGCTTTTTACATCTCATCATTTACCAGCATCTAAGACTTAAAATTGCAAAgtactgtgtgtaaatgtgcacatatacatacacacaattaTGTGAagaaaatatgtgtttttgagaTGTTTTTGTATCTTGCCAGTCATTACCGTGTTCTTGCGATCATAGGAATTTGCATCAAAGACGTCCATTTTTCTGCCCTCTCACACGCCCAAAATGGAAGGGATGTCTTCTTCTGTGTCCAAATGTTAGTCTGTGTGGCACTGTATACCTCACTGGCTAAGATGACTTTGAAATTTAGACCGATATGTCTGATGCCTTATCTGTCGGATTGGTCAGCTACATAGACAGCCTTCCCACCATTATTTAGCACTTGTGATCCTGCGGTTACTTGACCGACATTACCAACGTCTTGTTTTTAACGTTTTGTTAATTTCTGTTCCTTTTAACGTACCAAGTGTGAAAATTTATTTTCCagttagttatatatatatatatcctaaaAATAAGACACAACATCATCCAAAGGATCACTATAAACAATTCATacattaaatccattaaaataaaaatatagaaatagatatatattacaaataatacTATAGCCTTGGGCATGAAAGTAGTTCCTCCATTTTTGCAATTCACTACTGAATCAGCAATCAGAAAGAAGAAGCTGAAACTGAATGTTAACAAGTTTGTCTAGATAAGTCAGTTTGGTTTTCTGAcagaaattacaaataaatatgtcatttaatGGAGTTTaccatgtttattttgtttgccACCTTCCCAGTGTTGACATGTGTTGTCTTCGTCACATGAAAGTTCCCAAACCAAGCagttatagaaaaaaaatatacagtaattGTCTTACAGAGAAGCCTAATGATCATCCTCATTCTGTCCATTTGAACATGTTTAGCTCCTTTAAGAAGTACACCTTCTTTTAGTGGTACAACTTCTTTTAGCCATTTTAGTGGTCAGCTAATAATAAGGAACAGTCCCTAAATGTATACAACTATCAATAAAAACACAAGAGATGTCACAATACACAACCCTGTAATAAGCCACATTGGAGGAGAGAAGGGTTTGACACGAACTATTAACCTTTATGAGCTGTGATCTGGATTTAAAATGCTCTAATCTACGCTAACATCTCATCTCATCTATGCTTCTTACTATTATGTGTTAACTAAAGTTTGAGGTTTTGTTGTATTAAAAGCATACAAGAATTTCAGTCTTTCATGAGTAATTGGACCTTCAAAATGTCTATATAATGCAGGTTCAGGTAATATTTGCATCCTGTATATCAATagctttgttttctttgctccacagataattaaaaatgacagaatATATAAATTATGTGCCCTGCAAGTTCATTCAGAAGTTTACCTGAGATGTGATCTGGTCTgtgacatttaatttatttgttttaggtGTCAGGTACCTCCAGTATAATCTGGCTGCAGACCTGCACTCCTTGCCAGATGCACTCTCAGCCTCTGTGACATCACATGCACATACACTCTCTGCCACAATGATAAAATAACTCAAAagactgtagttaaaacaagaggtctgcatttccagagaGGAAATGCAAGATGGTTGCGCCGCTAAATCGTCCCCCTGTTGTTCCCACTTCCTGTGAGGCCATCACTAAAGGTCGTTAAGTTGTTGCTATGGTATAGATGTTAGTTGCTAAGCTGATGCTCGTCACTTGTCAAGCAACtactcacctgtgaacagtttacaTTGGAGTCTATGAAGCTCCTGTGGGCTATAGATGTGAAAATGGTGTGAAAGGTCATGAAGTCAGTGGGCTATCAAACGTAATTTGACATGATGGTGGCCTGAGGACACCCAGGTCTGACCCTGTGAATTTTCTTGTCTCTAACTTGAAAATTGACCAAATTAGAGCAGTTTGAATCTTGGAAAAAAGTCTACAATCTTCAATGTGTTCCTAAGGGAGAATTTAGTCCTTTTATCAAATTGTAAGTGCTTACTGTACTTAAACTAAAgcacttttccaaaagctgcaTACAATCCCACATCTCAGGGGTAAGACGCACAAATCAAGCTTTGCTGTGGGCAGAGTTAGCCGGACAAGAAATACAACAAATGACAGTCCCTCTCAATAAAGGGCAGCAGatttaacactagaggtctgcatttccagagaGGAAAATCGAGATGGTTGCACTGTTAAATCGTCCTCTGTTGTTCCCAATTCTTACGAGGCCGTCGCTAAGGTGTCACTATGGTAAGCGTGTTGGTcgctaaggtgttgctatggTAAATGTGTTAACTGCTAATATGTTGCTAGTTGGTTTTTAAGCGAATACTCACCCATGGACAGTTGACATTGGAAATCCAatacctatgatcaagaaaccaaatttTGATGCCAGCCTATTGTCAAATTACAGGCTTATTTCTAACCTACCAtttatatctaagatcttatAAGAAGCTGTGGCCTAACATCTTAgctcatatctacataagaaccacatatatgaaaaattccagtctggattcaggccacatcatagcactgagacagctctagttaagataacaaacgatattcttcttgcctctgatcaaggctaCGTATTCCTGGTATGGTATAGGGACTTTGTTGTCAATAATTGGTAAGTAGTTTGACCAGGAGGATAGGTCCCCcattgtgagccttggttcatCCCAAGTTagcttcctcagctctgagggtgGTTTTCCTCCACTGTCGTCCATGGATTGCTACTTTGGGgggttttatgttttatgttaaaactttgtctttactaGAATTCTGTGAAGAttctttgtgacaacatcagctgtaaaaagtactttacaaataaatt encodes:
- the LOC136665293 gene encoding lysoplasmalogenase TMEM86B-like — protein: MDVFDANSYDRKNTFCTLFLSLLPFFASVAIYFYLWIPDSETTFLAAAVKSAPVISLALMVLYYNGWKSLLGVAGGLLFSAGGDISLIWPNLFLPGMICFALAHILYSVYFYFFYNSSHSKSCTGMYILYVVMWGIAIVAYVWLLPYIYKNSPNPSVFIPAVGVYELLIVSMATLAAHTQNPWFMLGGMIFMVSDFTLAVQQFKAFEHLEYGRHIVMTTYYLAQLLIAVGDVKATLEEEKDGSCKCKNGTPFKIDEKWKTFIKARSCKIQ